AGTGGGAGGAGCTCGCCACCGAGCCCGGCCACGCCCCGACGGCGGTCCGTCCGCTCGCCTGACGCCCGCCCGCAGAGGCGCACACGGCCCCCCTCCCGGTACACCGGGGCGGGGGCCGTTCGCCGTGCCATGGCCGGGGCGGACGGGGGTAGCCGTAGGGCATGGCCGAGATTGTGGACGCGGACGAACTGCTCCGGCGAGTGAGGGTCGCCCGGGACTGGGCCCGGGACGAGGAGGAACGGGCGGCCGACGCGACGGCCGCGACGGCGTACCGCGCGGTGCGCGAGGTTCTGGACAGGCTGATCGACCCGAGCCTCCGGTCCGACCACTGACGTACCGCCCCGCCACCGCGGCGGCACGGGCACCGTCGAGGAGCCCTCCCGCGGCGGGCCGGCGCGCCCCGCCGGTGTCGCGCCCCCGTACCGCCACCCGGCGGTCCGTGGGCCCGCACGCACGGGCGGTGGGTCGTGGCTCGACCGATGCCGGTCCGGTGGGGGTGCCGGTACGAGCCCTCGGGTGCGGCCGGCGGCGCGGCGGTCCTCGGGCGGGGCCGGCGCGACCGTCCCGGGCCCCGGCGTGCGGAAGGCGCCCGCCCGAGGGGGCAGCGGACATGACAGCGCGCCCCCCGCCGGAGCGGGGGGCGCGCAGGGTGGAGACCGTCCGACGGTGCGAGGCTGGCGCGACAGGACGTTCGCGCCGCCGGACGGCATCGGTGGGGGAGGTTCGTGGGACCGCGGCGGCGACCCCGGGTTCCGGGCGGCCTCCCTTCAGGTCAAGGAGGCGACCGGATCCGCTCACCACCGCACTGGTGTGTACACCGCCGCGGCCCTCACCTGTCCGTACCCGCGGCCACCCCTCATCCGGGCCACGGTCCGGACCGCGTACGGCGGCCGACCTCCCGTCAGCCTCCGTACGCCGTCATCGCGTCGACGAAGTCGGCGCTCAGTCCTCGCGCAGGGCGCGGACGACCTCCTCCACGCGCCGGCCGTACTCCGGGTCGGCGGCGTGGAAGTGGGCGAGGTTCTTCTCGACGACGTCCTCGCGGGAGACCTGGGACAGGCCGCCGGCGATGTTCGCGACGAGGCGGGCCCTCTCGTCCTCGGACATCAGGCGGTACAGCTCGCCCGCCTGGAAGAAGTCGTCGTCCTTCACGTGCGCCGGTGCCGCGTGGGTGCCGGTGTACCCGGCGACCGCCAGCGGGGCGGAGAGCGCCGCGTCGGTCTGCGCGGGGCCGGCGTAGGAGTTGGGCTCGTAGTTGCGGTCCTGGCGGGCACCGTTGCGGGTCGACATCAGGCCGTCGCGGCCGTAGTTGTCGGCGCCGCCCGGGAGAGCCTTCGGCGAGTTGACCGGCAGCTGCGTGTGGTTCACGCCGAGGCGGTAGCGCTGGGCGTCCGCGTAGGCGAACAGGCGGCCCTGGAGCATCTTGTCCGGGGACGGGCCGATGCCGGGGACGAAGTTGTTCGGCGAGAACGCGGCCTGCTCGACCTCGGCGAAGACGTTGTCCGGGTTGCGGTCGAGGACGAGGCGGCCCACTCGCCGCAGCGGGTAGTCGGCGTGCGGCCACACCTTGGTCAGGTCGAACGGGTTGAAGCGGTACTCCGCCGCCTCGTGCGCCGGCATGATCTGCACGTACAGCGTCCAGGAGGGGTTCACACCCCGCTCGATGGCCTGGAGCAGGTCGGTCTGGTGCGAGTTGGCGTCCTGGCCGACGACCTCGGCGGCCTGCTCGGACGACAGGCAGCGGATGCCCTGGTTCGTCTTGAAGTGGTACTTGACGAAGAAGGCCTCGCCCCGCGCGTTCGTCCACTGGTAGGTGTGCGAGCCGTAGCCGTTCATGTGGCGGTACGAGGCGGGGATGCCGCGGTCGCCCATCAGCCACGTCACCTGGTGCGTCGCCTCGGGGGCGTGCGCCCAGAAGTCCCAGACGTTGTCCGGCTCCTGCTTGCCCGTGAACGGGTCGCGCTTCTGCGAGTGGATGAAGTCGGGGAACTTGATCGGGTCCTTGATGAAGAAGACCGGGGTGTTGTTGCCGACGAGGTCGTAGTTGCCCTCCTCGGTGTAGAACTTCACCGCGAAGCCGCGCGGGTCGCGCACCGCGTCCGCGCCGCCGAGCGAGTCGGCGACGGTGGAGAAGCGGAGGAACAGCTCGGTGCGCCGGCCGACCTCGCCGAGGAAGTGCGCCCGGGTGAAGGCGGTGACGTCGTCGGTGACCTCGAAGTGGCCGTACGCGCCGGACCCGCGGGCGTGGACGACGCGCTCCGGGATGCGCTCCCGGTTGAAGCGGGCGAGCTTCTCGATCAGGTGCTGGTCCTGGATGAGGAGCGGGCCACCGACACCGGCGGTGGCGGAGTTCTGGTTGTCGGCGACCGGGGCGCCGGACTCGGTCGTAAGCACGCGCTTCGCCATTTTCGTCGGTTGACCTTCCGTGCGGAGCTGCTGGCGGGTGCTCAGGAGCGTAGGGACGCCCCGAGGAGAACGTCAACAGTTTGTTGAAAGCGGAGAAAGGGATTCCGGACGGCACCGGCGCCTGGGCGCGACAGGACAGGTGTCAGCGCCGGCGCCGTCCGGAAGTCTGGCCCGACCCGGGCCGGTCAGGAGCGGGGATCCGGGTCGGGGGAACGGAGGGCTGCGGGTCAGACCTGGGCGCCGGAGAGGCGCTCGACCGCGCGCAGCAGGGCCGAGTGGTCCAGGCCGCCGTCGCCCTGGGCGCGCAGGGAGGCGACCAGCTGGGCGACCACGGCGCCGACCGGCAGGGCGGCGCCGACGTTGCGGGCCGCGTCGGTGACGATGCCCATGTCCTTGTGGTGCAGGTCGATCCGGAAGCCGGGGGCGAAGTCGCGGTCGAGGAAGTTGTCCTTCTTGCGCGTCAGCACCGTGGAGCCGGCGAGGCCGCCGTTGAGGACGTCCAGGGCGGCCCTCAGGTCGACGCCGGACTTCTCCAGGAAGACCACGGCCTCGGCGCACGCCTGGATGTTGACCGCGACGATCAGCTGGTTGGCGGCCTTCACCGTCTGCCCCGACCCGTGCGGGCCGCACAGGACGATGGTCTTGCCGAGCGCCTCCAGGACCGGCAGCGCCGCGTCGAAGTCGGCCTGCTCGCCGCCGACCATGATGGAGAGCACGGCCTCGATGGCGCCGGCCTCGCCGCCGGACACGGGGGCGTCCAGGACGCGCACGCCCTTGTCGGCGGCGGCCTTGGCGAGGTCCACCGAGGTCTGCGGCGTGATCGACGACATGTCGATCAGCAGCGTGCCCTCGCGGACGTTCTCCAGGATGCCGTCGGGGCCGTAGGCGATGGCCTCGACCTGCGGCGACGCCGGGACCATCGTGATGACGACGTCCGCGTCGCGGACGGCCTCGGCGATCGACGCCGCGGCGGTGCCGCCGGCCTTGGCCAGCCGGTCCAGCTTCTCCCGCTCCAGCGTGTAGCCGGTGACCTGGTAGCCCGCCTTCAGCAGGTTCTCGGACATGGGGGAGCCCATGATGCCGAGTCCGATCCACGCGACCTTGGGGAGGGTGGTCATGAGGGTTCCTCTTTCCGTGCTCGTAACGGGGGTCAGTCGGCGGCGCGCAGCGGGCGGGGCAGCCAGTCGAAGGCGTCCGCGCCGGGGCGGTCGCCGGACTTGTACTCCAGGCCCACCCAGCCGTCGTAGCCGGCGCCGCGCAACCGCGTCAGCAGGCCGGAGAGGTCGAGGTCGCCGGTGCCCGGAGCGCCGCGGCCCGGATTGTCGGCGATCTGGACGTGGCCGGTCTTCGCCGCGTACGCGTCGATCACCGCGTCGAGGTCCTCGCCGTTCATCGACAGGTGGTACAGGTCCAGCAGGAACTTCGCGTTGCCCAGGCCCGTCGCCTCGTTGACCCGGTCGACGACCTCGACCGCGGCCGGGGCGCTCACCAGCGGGTAGCGGGGCGACTCCGGCTTGTTCAGGGCCTCGACCAGCAGGGTCGCGCCGATCCGGTCGGCCGCGCGGGCCGCCAGGACCAGGTTCTCCAGGGCGAGCGCGTCCTGCGCGGCCGGGTCGACGCCGTCGACGCGGTTGCCGTACAGGGCGTTGAGCGCGGTGCAGCCGACCGAGGCGGCGAAGTCCGCGGCCACGTCGACGTTGGCGCGGAAGCGGTCCGACTCCTCACCCGGTACGGACAGGGCGCCGCGGTCCGGGCCGGGCAGTCGCCCGGCGTAGAAGTTCAGGCCGACCAACCGGGTGCCGGCGTCGTCCAGCGCCTTCTTCAGCGCGTCGAGCTCGCCGCGCGGGGGCGTCGGGGTCTCGATCCAGGGCCACCAGAGCTCCACCGCGGTGAAGCCGGCCGCGGCGGCGGCCGCGGGGCGCTGCAGCAGCGGGAGCTCGGTGAAGAGGATGGACAGGTTCACATCGAAGCGCTGGGCCTTGCCTGCGTCTTCCGAGAAG
This portion of the Streptomyces changanensis genome encodes:
- a CDS encoding catalase gives rise to the protein MAKRVLTTESGAPVADNQNSATAGVGGPLLIQDQHLIEKLARFNRERIPERVVHARGSGAYGHFEVTDDVTAFTRAHFLGEVGRRTELFLRFSTVADSLGGADAVRDPRGFAVKFYTEEGNYDLVGNNTPVFFIKDPIKFPDFIHSQKRDPFTGKQEPDNVWDFWAHAPEATHQVTWLMGDRGIPASYRHMNGYGSHTYQWTNARGEAFFVKYHFKTNQGIRCLSSEQAAEVVGQDANSHQTDLLQAIERGVNPSWTLYVQIMPAHEAAEYRFNPFDLTKVWPHADYPLRRVGRLVLDRNPDNVFAEVEQAAFSPNNFVPGIGPSPDKMLQGRLFAYADAQRYRLGVNHTQLPVNSPKALPGGADNYGRDGLMSTRNGARQDRNYEPNSYAGPAQTDAALSAPLAVAGYTGTHAAPAHVKDDDFFQAGELYRLMSEDERARLVANIAGGLSQVSREDVVEKNLAHFHAADPEYGRRVEEVVRALRED
- a CDS encoding 2-hydroxy-3-oxopropionate reductase yields the protein MTTLPKVAWIGLGIMGSPMSENLLKAGYQVTGYTLEREKLDRLAKAGGTAAASIAEAVRDADVVITMVPASPQVEAIAYGPDGILENVREGTLLIDMSSITPQTSVDLAKAAADKGVRVLDAPVSGGEAGAIEAVLSIMVGGEQADFDAALPVLEALGKTIVLCGPHGSGQTVKAANQLIVAVNIQACAEAVVFLEKSGVDLRAALDVLNGGLAGSTVLTRKKDNFLDRDFAPGFRIDLHHKDMGIVTDAARNVGAALPVGAVVAQLVASLRAQGDGGLDHSALLRAVERLSGAQV
- a CDS encoding TIM barrel protein codes for the protein MARFSEDAGKAQRFDVNLSILFTELPLLQRPAAAAAAGFTAVELWWPWIETPTPPRGELDALKKALDDAGTRLVGLNFYAGRLPGPDRGALSVPGEESDRFRANVDVAADFAASVGCTALNALYGNRVDGVDPAAQDALALENLVLAARAADRIGATLLVEALNKPESPRYPLVSAPAAVEVVDRVNEATGLGNAKFLLDLYHLSMNGEDLDAVIDAYAAKTGHVQIADNPGRGAPGTGDLDLSGLLTRLRGAGYDGWVGLEYKSGDRPGADAFDWLPRPLRAAD